The window GCGAAATCTCAAGCACGATGCCGTGTCGCTCTACCGGGAAAAGCAGATCGACCTGCATGTAGGGGACCGCGTGCGCTGGACCGACAACAACCAGAGCCGAGGGCTTCTCAACAACCAGCAATCGTCAATCACCGCGATCACCGCAGAAACAGTCACGGTGCGGCATGCCGATGGAATGGAGATCGATCTCAGGCGCGATGATCGGGCACTGGAAAAGCTCGACCTTGCCTACGCGTTGACGGTCCATGCCAGCCAGGGGATGACGGCGCAGAGCGCCATTCTTGTGATGCGCGAACAGGAGCGCCACCTGAACTCGACCCGCTCGTTCCTGGTGTCCGCGACGCGCGCGACCGACAACCTCTCCCTGATCGTCGACAACGTGCAGGGCGTGGAACGCGCGGTGATCCGCAACGCGGGCGATAAGGCGAGCGCCCTGGAAATCGCGGACCAGGGGCGCCGTCCCGGCGAATCCGAGACCGACTATCTCAAGCGCAAGCTGGGCTTCGAGGATGCCCGGCCAGACCTGAGCCAAGCCGGTGAAGCCAAACCTGAAAACGCCAAGGTCGACCTGCCTGAGCGTAACATCGAACGCAGCCGGTGAGCCCTGATGCTCACCTGTCCACACTCCCACACCTTCACATGTGAACACGAGGACGCCTGAACATGTCCACCATTGCCATCATCAGCCAGAAGGGCGGCGCCGGAAAGACGACGCTTGCCATCCATCTGGCCGCAGCCGCCGAGCGTATCGGTCAGGTGTCGCTCATCATCGACACCGATCCCCAGGCCACCGCCAGCCAGTGGGCGGAATGGCGGGAAGGTGCCGCGCCCGAAGTCATCGACAGCGCGCCGCCGCGCATCGCCGCGAAAGTCTCCGCAGCGAAGGCCCAAGGCGCGCGTTTCGTAGTGATCGACACACCGCCCCACGCCGACAGCGCCGCAACCCGAGCCATCGAGATCGCCGATCTGGTCCTTGTGCCCTGCAGACCCAGCGCCTTCGATCTCGCCGCCATCCGCACCACCATCCAGCTGGCAAAGCTCGTCGGCAAGACGGCCCATGTCGTGTTCACCGCCGGTCCACCTAACGCCCCGCGCATTTACGAGGATGCTCGCGACCTCGTCAGCGGGTTCGGGGCGCAGTGCTGTCCAGTCCTGCTACCGGACCGGGCGGTCTACCGGCACGCCAGCGCCCAGGGCGCCACCGCCTTCGAGCTCGAACCCGAGGGCAAGGCGGCGCAGGAAATCGCAGCCTTGCACATGTGGGCCTGTGCGCAGTTGAACATGTCCACATGTTCACACGGATTGGAGACCGCCCAATGAGCCGGTTTGCCAATCTGGCCGACAAGGCCCCGTCCTCCACTCCCGCAAAGGAAGCCAGTCCAGGCTCGGCAACGGATAGCCCGGTCACGCCGCCCAGTCGTGTTGGAAGGAAAGCCATCTCAGGGTACTTCTCGCCGGAGATGTCTCTGGCCATGCACATGTGTGCCCGCAAGCAGGGCATGAGCCTTCAGGACCTCATGGCCGAGGCCTTTAACGACGTCCTGAGGAAGCATGGTGAGAGCCCGATCGGCAAATAGGCCCACGCGGAAATCTGTCTCGCAAGAAGGAACTGGCGATGGAAATGCAGCAGAGCGATACTGTCTGGTCGACGCTACCCGCCGATCTGCGTCAGCAGTTGGAGGGCTTGTCGAAGCGAACCGGGCGTTCGGTGGCTTCCTATCTAGAGGAATCCTTGCGGTTGTGTCTGCAGGATTTCGAGGACGAGTGCGCCGCTCGTGAAATTGTGGCGGTGAGAAGCATCTCCGATGTTTTGATCTCAAAATGACGCGAATTCGCCAGGTGCGTGAGTGCGGGGCCAATGCACGCTCTCATGGACATGTTTAGAAGTGGCGCGGTTCTGGGGCTCATTGTCTCCCGCCTCGACCCGACCCATTTCGGACCCTCAGCGCCGGAATTCGGCGCCTAGGTCCGGACCGGCAGCTATCCCGGCAGATGTCAACCAGACCTGGCAGTTCCTTGCCCCGCGTCAGAATGGCCGCTCTTGTGCCAAAGTAGCGCAAGACTCTAATTTTGATCCTGCGCGTGTCTGACGACCAGTTTAGCTGCGGGAGAAGTCTGCGAGATTCCTGTCTGGCAAGGGCGATAGTTCATCCGTCAGCTGCGAATACGGCCTCAAGGCGCTCGATGAGACCTGCCCTACGATCGGCGGGAAGCTTGGCAAGGTTCTGCTGCCTCCACCTTACGGCGGGCAGATCGACGGCTCCGGGCAGACCAAGCAGATCCCAATCGGGCTCACCGCGCTTGAAGCCGAGCAGGAACCGGCGATGCTCGGCGGGCATGTCCGTGACTATGAGCCGCACCAGCCTTTCGCGCGCCTCGATCAGCTCACCCAGCGGCACAGGCTCTTGAGTCATGCCCTCGAACCCGCGTGCGAACTCCTCCTCGAGGTCTTTTCGCGTTGGCGCAAGGATGTCCGCCATCGGCCGGTTGTGGCTCAGGATGTAGACGACGAACGCCCGGCGAAGCTCGTCACTGATACCTTCGTTGGCCAGCAAATCCCGCACATCGAAGAGGTCCCGTGGATGCTGGCGGTCGAGTGCGGCGACGATCTTGCCTGCATAGAGATCGGCGAACGAGACCACGGCGATCCGCGCATAACCGAACGTGTCTTCGACGAGCGCCGAGACGTCCGTCTCGACAGGCTCGTAGACGGCCCCGCGCAGCACTGGTGTCACCTCAATCTTGATCTGCGCGGTGCCATCGCGAACGACCAGCCTTGTGACGATGCCTTCCTTCTGGAGCCGACTTCGCGCCACATGGACCCCGGGAATGCCAGCTTCGATCCGTTGCGCGATCCTTTCCATGCCGGCGTCAATGGCGGCCAGCGAGGCCGTTCGGTCCGCCACGGGGAGGTAGGTCAGATCGATATCGACCGACAGGCGCGGCATGTCCCTCACGAACAGATTGATCGCGGTGCCCCCTTTGAGGGCGAAGTCGGGTTCGGCAGCCACGAAAGGGATCGTGCGCAGCAGCAGCGCTACCTGATTGTGGTAGTCTTCAAGAAAGGCCATCGATCTCGTCCGGAACAGTGATGAGGTAAGTAGGATCGAGCTTGCCGCCCTTCACGAGCACGCGCTTGCCAGTACCAAGGTCCACGGCCGAGCGGTCCAGCCGCTCAAGCCAGGCATGGCGATGGCGGTCGGCGAAGTAGAAGAACAGTCGCTTCACCTTGATGCTGGTGCAGGATGCCAGCTGGACCTGCAGGCTGCGGGGACTGAGGTTCGCCAGGCCCTCCATCAGCATGTCGACCTGGTGGAAGGTTTCGCGGCCCGGCAGCTCGTCGAGAAGCTGGAACAAGGCCCGTTCGGCACTGGCGAGGCGCAGGCCCCATTTGGCAGTTCCGCCACTGATCAGAAAACCGCCTGGCAGGAAGGGAAGCGGCTCATCGCTCGCACCGCTCTGTGCATCATCGAATTGCGTGACGACCGGATCATCAGGAAACAGCCGTTGGCTGTTGTGCCAGACAAACTCGACCTCGAGGGGCAAGGCGGCAAGCCAGCCGGGCAGCCTTTGCGCGCCATAGAGGTGAACCTCCCTGCGCCGCCCCAGATAGTGGCCATACCCCAGTTCCTCCAGCGCGCTTCGCCCGCCCACGGTGACGTCGCTCTCGAGGAAGGTCTGAAGGGATATGATAGCCTCGCGCCAGCCGAGCGGGCTGTTTCCGCGGCGATATACGCGCGGAGCCGGCTGATTGAGCCATCCCGCCTTGACGTACTGGCTGCGAAGCGAGGAGGAGTAGCCGCGACGCTCCAGCCAGGCCGCATCGACAAGTGCTCCATCCGGCAGTTGCTGGAGTTGGTTCAGCTTTCCTCGGTTTCCGGTAGCCATACTAAGTTTCTTAGCGCCAATTCAAACCAAAGGGAAGTTTGGAATTTTCTGAAAAACCGTAGCATGGCTTAGCATAGTGGCGCCGTTTCAAACCCGGAGTTCGAAAGCAACGCGCCTTTGCAGGTACCACCAGCTGCCATGTAGCGATAACACTCAGCAATCCTTTGTAGGCCTCGGCGCCAGCCTGATCCGGGACGAACCACCGCGACGGATGTCAGACCTCGTTTCTGAATGCAGAATTTCCAGATGCTTCACGTGAGGCGCGATCATGAGGGCAACACTTGGCAGATCACAGAGGCGTGGAACAAGAATGACTACGGTCGGCAATGCATCTTTGGTCACTGGAGAAGTCGTGGTAGCCAAAGCCTGGGCAGCCAAGTCACGGAATTCTTGATACTTGTTCGACGGCCGAACGAAATTGGTAGGCTGGCTGGCGACGGCTGCGAAATACGTCGCTCGCAAGCCCGAGGAGACCGACGAAGGCGTCCTGCTCAACGACCTTGCCCCGAATGACGAATGTGCTGAACAGCCACGATGCATCAATCGCGCGGATCTCGGCGCGGTACCGCGCCGAGATCGCCGAGCTTGAGCAGCTTGTCGAAAACGGAGAACAGCAACTTCCAAACGATCTGGCGCAGTTGCGTCGAATGTATGCGATGGCTCTGTTGCAAACATTGGTGACGGCCGGGCAGCGTCACCCCGTCTGGGGATCAGGCAGCATTGGCAAAATGCTGATTGAGCACGTCCATGGCCTCGGTCATGACCGAGGGGCCAATGCCAAATGCTCTTTCGATCAGACGCACCTCTCCCCTGATCCCTGGCTGCAGGCACCATGCCCGGGCTTGCCCTTTGCGCAGGGCGCGCATGACCTCGAAGCCCTTGATCGTGGCGTAGGCTGTCGGCATCGATTTGAAACCACGCACGGGCTTGATCAACAATTTGAGCTTGCCATGGTCGGCCTCGAGCACGTTGTTCAGGTATTTTACCTGCCGGTGTTCGGTTTCCAGGGCGAGCTTCCCTTCTCGTTTCAACTCGGCGATTGCGACGCCGTAGCTGGGGGCCTTGTCGGTGTTGAGTTTCGTTGGCTTCTCCCAGCCCTTCAGCCCGCGAAGGGCCTTTCCCAGAAAGCGCTTCGCGGCTTTGGCGCTGCGGGTCGACGAGAGGAAGAAGTCGATCGTGTCGCCCCGTTTGTCGACCGCCCGGTACAGGTAGGTCCATTTGCCCCGAACCTTGACGTAGGTCTCATCCAGACGCCAGCTCGGATCAAAGCCTCGCCGCCAGAACCAGCGCAACCGCTTCTCCATCTCCGGCGCATAGCGCTGCACCCAGCGATAGAGGGTCGTGTGATCGACATCGATGCCACGTTCCGCCAGCATTTCCTCGAGATCGCGGTAGCTGATGCCGTACCGGCAGTACCAGCGGACCGCCCATAGGATGACCTCGCCGGTAAAATGCCGCCCTTTGAAATCGTCCATCACAACCGACCTTACCAATCCAAGGGCCTAACCTTGGCAACCGCATCAGAGTTTGCAACAGAGCCATCGAAAGTGCCTCGCGCATCCGTGTAGCGTTCGCGTCAGCCTACCCCGATGCCAACGTGTTCAAAGCCCTCGCTACCAGCCTCCGGCCAGCACCGACATAGCCAGCGCGGCAGTGCCGCCCAAAGCCCGAAGCCCCCGTCCACCAACCTCGAAAAGCCCATCGATCTTGCCGCGGTGAAAAACGCCGCCGATGCCGCTCGCCCAAGCTACGCTGCCTGCATCAAATCGCCGCCGATCCAACCGGGGCCCGCAACCTCATGAATAACGTGGGCTAAGCCTAGGTGGCCGACGATATTCGAATCACTGCTGACTATTCAAAAAGTGAAGCGCGCCTCGACATTTGCCTTAAGAAAACGGCCTATAGCGGTGATTTTTGCCTTAAAAAACCAATATTGGTCCGACCTTTCAAACATATTGCCGATCCGAAAATTGATCATTACGTATTAGCTATACGCACACTCGAAGATGCGTAATCGATGAGAGGTTTGGCATCACCCATTCCCCGCATTCGAGATGAGCGCACACCGTCGACTTTCGTGACGAGGCTCGCTTGCTAAGCACTGTTGACCGATGGTGTTTAATGAGGCGCGCCGGTCAGACGGTTGCAACGAAAAAAGACTAACGAGCTGGCGAATAGTGCCTGCGAGATGGAGAGAGCTATGAACGAAACGGCTTTTGCGCAGACGCTGCATGGTCAAAAAGGGCACGAAGTCCACTTACCACGCAATCGCATGCTGATCGGTGGCGAATGGACTGAAAGCGCCGATGGGCAATGCATCGATGTGGAAGATCCGGCCACCGCCGAAATCTTCACCCGCGTCCCGGCAGGTTCTGCCGAGGATATTGACCGTGCTGTAAGCGCCGCGCGAAAGGCATTTGAGTCCGCAAGCTGGGCTCGCATGCGTCCGCTCGATCGCGGTAAGATCATCGAAAATATCGCCCGCAAGATCGAGGAGCACGCCGGGGAACTGGCGCTTCTGGAAAGCTACGACAACGGCAAGGCGGTGCATCACGCGCTCGCTGTCGATGTGCCGGCGGCGGTCGACATTTTTCGCTATATGGCGGGCTGGACGTCCAAGATCGGCGGGCAGGTCAATCCAATTTCCGGCGACGGGCAGCAATACCACAGCTATTCCGTGCGCGAGCCAGTGGGCGTGGTCGGCCAGATCGTGCCATGGAACTATCCGCTGGCGATGGCCGCGTGGAAAATCGCCCCGGCGCTGGCGGCAGGCTGTACGATCGTCCTGAAGCCATCGGAACTGACGCCGCTGACCGCGCTTCGACTGGCTGAACTCGCGCTCCAAGCCGGGTTGCCAGAAGGCGTGCTCAACGTGGTCACGGGCTATGGGCAGGATGCCGGGCAGGCATTGGTCGAACATCCCGGCGTAGACAAGATCGCCTTCACCGGTTCAACAAGGGTCGGCAAGCAGATCGTGCGCACGGCGGCCGATGATCTGAAACGCGTGACTTTGGAGCTCGGCGGTAAATCGCCTTCGCTGATTTTTGCCGATGCGGACCTCGAAAAGGCTACGCTCGGGGCTGCGCTCGCCATCTTTTTCAACTCGGGTCAGGTGTGCCTCGCCGCTTCGCGCCTCTTCGTCGAACGATCGGTCTATGATCAGGTGGTCGAGGGCCTCGCAAAGGTGGCGCAAGGCTTCAAGCTGGGTCATGGCCGTGATCCGGAAACGATGCTGGGGCCGCTGGTGTCGCGTGCGCAGCAGATCCGCGTGCTCGACGGCTCTGTTGCAAACATTGGTGACGGCCGGGCAGCGTCACCCCGTCTGGGAATCAGGCAGCATTGGCAAAATGCTGATTGAGCACGTCCATGGCCTCGGTCATGACCGAGGGGCCAATGCCAAATGCTCTTTCGATCAGACGCACCTCTCCCCTGATCCCTGGCTGCAGGCACCATGCCCGGGCTTGCCCTTTGCGCAGGGCGCGCATGACCTCGAAGCCCTTGATCGTGGCGTAGGCTGTCGGCATCGATTTGAAACCACGCACGGGCTTGATCAACAATTTGAGCTTGCCATGGTCGGCCTCGAGCACGTTGTTCAGGTATTTTACCTGCCGGTGTTCGGTTTCCAGGGCGAGCTTCCCTTCTCGTTTCAACTCGGCGATTGCGACGCCGTAGCTGGGGGCCTTGTCGGTGTTGAGTTTCGTTGGCTTCTCCCAGCCCTTCAGCCCGCGAAGGGCCTTTCCCAGAAAGCGCTTCGCGGCTTTGGCGCTGCGGGTCGACGAGAGGAAGAAGTCGATCGTGTCGCCCCGTTTGTCGACCGCCCGGTACAGGTAGGTCCATTTGCCCCGAACCTTGACGTAGGTCTCATCCAGACGCCAGCTCGGATCAAAGCCTCGCCGCCAGAACCAGCGCAACCGCTTCTCCATCTCCGGCGCATAGCGCTGCACCCAGCGATAGATGGTCGTGTGATCGACATCGATGCCACGTTCCGCCAGCATTTCCTCGAGATCGCGGTAGCTGATGCCGTACCGGCAGTACCAGCGGACCGCCCATAGGATGACCTCGCCGGTAAAATGCCGCCCTTTGAAATCGTCCATCACAACCGACCTTACCAATCCAAGGGCCCAACCTTGGCAACCGCATCAGAGTTTGCAACAGAGCCCTTGCAAGTGCTCCGAGAGCGCGGCGAAGCTCTCTCCACCCAGCACGACGGCTGCGTGTTCCCAGCCACTTGCCGCCAGACGGAAGTGATAGAGCCGATAGGCCAAGGGTTCGCCGGCGACGGTGACCTTGAGACTGTCGCAGAGCGTGAAATCCGAAAGGCCCTGCTGGCCGGGCTCATGGTGCTGAGGGAAGAAAATCTCCTTCTCCCCGCCGTGCAGAGCCCGCCAGCGGGCGATCCGGCGTTCCAGCGTTCGTCGTATGGCATCGGGTACGACATCCTCGCCGAACTCGTCCTGGAGCGTCTCGAAGATCGTGACGGCGATGATGCCCTCGATCTGGAGCAGTTCCTCGACGCGCGGCCAGAATGGCTCGAGCGGATCGGGGCGGGTGCGCCAGTGGCGCCCCTTCTTCTTCTGCGAGGGAAGCTTCGGATCGTTCTCGATCCGACGCGCACTGCGCTCACTGATACCGGCCTT is drawn from Novosphingobium decolorationis and contains these coding sequences:
- the parA gene encoding ParA family partition ATPase — protein: MSTIAIISQKGGAGKTTLAIHLAAAAERIGQVSLIIDTDPQATASQWAEWREGAAPEVIDSAPPRIAAKVSAAKAQGARFVVIDTPPHADSAATRAIEIADLVLVPCRPSAFDLAAIRTTIQLAKLVGKTAHVVFTAGPPNAPRIYEDARDLVSGFGAQCCPVLLPDRAVYRHASAQGATAFELEPEGKAAQEIAALHMWACAQLNMSTCSHGLETAQ
- a CDS encoding ribbon-helix-helix domain-containing protein; the protein is MSRFANLADKAPSSTPAKEASPGSATDSPVTPPSRVGRKAISGYFSPEMSLAMHMCARKQGMSLQDLMAEAFNDVLRKHGESPIGK
- a CDS encoding nucleotidyl transferase AbiEii/AbiGii toxin family protein; the protein is MAFLEDYHNQVALLLRTIPFVAAEPDFALKGGTAINLFVRDMPRLSVDIDLTYLPVADRTASLAAIDAGMERIAQRIEAGIPGVHVARSRLQKEGIVTRLVVRDGTAQIKIEVTPVLRGAVYEPVETDVSALVEDTFGYARIAVVSFADLYAGKIVAALDRQHPRDLFDVRDLLANEGISDELRRAFVVYILSHNRPMADILAPTRKDLEEEFARGFEGMTQEPVPLGELIEARERLVRLIVTDMPAEHRRFLLGFKRGEPDWDLLGLPGAVDLPAVRWRQQNLAKLPADRRAGLIERLEAVFAADG
- a CDS encoding type IV toxin-antitoxin system AbiEi family antitoxin domain-containing protein — protein: MATGNRGKLNQLQQLPDGALVDAAWLERRGYSSSLRSQYVKAGWLNQPAPRVYRRGNSPLGWREAIISLQTFLESDVTVGGRSALEELGYGHYLGRRREVHLYGAQRLPGWLAALPLEVEFVWHNSQRLFPDDPVVTQFDDAQSGASDEPLPFLPGGFLISGGTAKWGLRLASAERALFQLLDELPGRETFHQVDMLMEGLANLSPRSLQVQLASCTSIKVKRLFFYFADRHRHAWLERLDRSAVDLGTGKRVLVKGGKLDPTYLITVPDEIDGLS
- a CDS encoding IS6 family transposase: MDDFKGRHFTGEVILWAVRWYCRYGISYRDLEEMLAERGIDVDHTTLYRWVQRYAPEMEKRLRWFWRRGFDPSWRLDETYVKVRGKWTYLYRAVDKRGDTIDFFLSSTRSAKAAKRFLGKALRGLKGWEKPTKLNTDKAPSYGVAIAELKREGKLALETEHRQVKYLNNVLEADHGKLKLLIKPVRGFKSMPTAYATIKGFEVMRALRKGQARAWCLQPGIRGEVRLIERAFGIGPSVMTEAMDVLNQHFANAA
- a CDS encoding aldehyde dehydrogenase family protein; its protein translation is MNETAFAQTLHGQKGHEVHLPRNRMLIGGEWTESADGQCIDVEDPATAEIFTRVPAGSAEDIDRAVSAARKAFESASWARMRPLDRGKIIENIARKIEEHAGELALLESYDNGKAVHHALAVDVPAAVDIFRYMAGWTSKIGGQVNPISGDGQQYHSYSVREPVGVVGQIVPWNYPLAMAAWKIAPALAAGCTIVLKPSELTPLTALRLAELALQAGLPEGVLNVVTGYGQDAGQALVEHPGVDKIAFTGSTRVGKQIVRTAADDLKRVTLELGGKSPSLIFADADLEKATLGAALAIFFNSGQVCLAASRLFVERSVYDQVVEGLAKVAQGFKLGHGRDPETMLGPLVSRAQQIRVLDGSVANIGDGRAASPRLGIRQHWQNAD
- a CDS encoding IS6 family transposase, whose translation is MDDFKGRHFTGEVILWAVRWYCRYGISYRDLEEMLAERGIDVDHTTIYRWVQRYAPEMEKRLRWFWRRGFDPSWRLDETYVKVRGKWTYLYRAVDKRGDTIDFFLSSTRSAKAAKRFLGKALRGLKGWEKPTKLNTDKAPSYGVAIAELKREGKLALETEHRQVKYLNNVLEADHGKLKLLIKPVRGFKSMPTAYATIKGFEVMRALRKGQARAWCLQPGIRGEVRLIERAFGIGPSVMTEAMDVLNQHFANAA